Proteins encoded within one genomic window of Theobroma cacao cultivar B97-61/B2 chromosome 7, Criollo_cocoa_genome_V2, whole genome shotgun sequence:
- the LOC108662683 gene encoding uncharacterized protein LOC108662683, which translates to MSLVGKFSRMPRLQEIRVAFKGIGLEGAYDIRWLDYKHILIHLSDEKDFNRIWTKQNWFIANQKMRVFKWSPDFEPEKESAVVPVWVSFPNLKAHLFEKSALLLIAKTVGNPLFIDEATANGSRPSVARVCVEYDCRKLPVDQFWIVVQNRETGMVTGGYAQQVEFAPMPAYCNHCCHVGHKEVDSIVLGNKSKQSGQGKPITKKNDKEPSVRVGDGKSDAGHVDGGGINLEKRKNLENKNIRSAEEPVQTQRWQAVSKAVVGNRDSTNEQETEMEGQTGEMESGGAKKAVTVSAKLQSMQSNVQNFFHESGRHGQIDNATRKREMTVHTAPDKSDSQTSQKEHRHKEKFYAGAVMSMHERE; encoded by the exons ATGTCCCTCGTAGGTAAGTTTTCTCGTATGCCAAGATTGCAAGAGATTAGAGTTGCTTTTAAAGGAATCGGTTTAGAAGGAGCGTATGATATCAGATGGTTAGATTACAAACATATTCTCATCCATTTGTCTgatgaaaaagattttaatcgGATATGGACAAAGCAAAACTGGTTTATTGCTAACCAGAAAATGAGGGTTTTTAAGTGGTCACCAGATTTTGAGCCGGAGAAAGAATCAGCAGTGGTGCCAGTCTGGGTCTCCTTCCCAAATCTGAAAGCACATCTCTTTGAAAAATCAGCTTTGCTACTGATTGCAAAAACGGTAGGAAATCCGTTATTTATCGATGAGGCTACTGCTAATGGGTCGAGGCCGAGTGTGGCTCGTGTTTGTGTCGAGTATGATTGCAGAAAACTCCCGGTGGATCAATTCTGGATCGTGGTCCAAAATAGAGAAACGGGTATGGTCACAGGTGGTTATGCGCAACAGGTAGAATTTGCTCCTATGCCAGCTTATTGCAACCATTGTTGTCATGTTGGTCATAAGGAAGTTGACAGTATCGTTCTGGGAAATAAGTCCAAGCAGTCGGGACAAGGGAAGCCAATAACTAAGAAAAATGATAAGGAGCCGTCAGTCCGAGTTGGTGATGGGAAGAGTGACGCTGGGCATGTAGATGGCGGTGggattaatttggaaaaaagaaaaaacctagaaaacaaaaacatccGGAGCGCGGAGGAACCAGTGCAAACCCAACGGTGGCAAGCTGTAAGTAAAGCTG TGGTCGGAAATCGAGATTCGACGAATGAACAAGAGACGGAGATGGAAGGCCAGACCGGAGAGATGGAATCAGGCGGTGCAAAGAAGGCAGTAACAGTTTCGGCAAAGTTGCAGTCCATGCAGAGTAACGTGCagaatttttttcatgaaaGTGGAAGGCACGGTCAAATCGATAATGCtacaaggaaaagagaaatgaCAGTGCACACTGCACCGGACAAATCTGACTCACAGACTTCTCAAAAAGAGCACAGGCATAAGGAAAAATTTTATGCAGGTGCTGTCATGTCCATGCACGAGCGGGAATGA